One genomic segment of Deinococcus humi includes these proteins:
- a CDS encoding HD-GYP domain-containing protein encodes MRDSETRGHTDRVTALALRLAGALSWSPSHMRALRWGAYLHDIGKLTVPRVVLHKPGPLDAAEWTVMRAHVDAGLRFAAELDGLPDAALRVIGDHHERWDGQGYPAGKVGEEISLEGRLFALCDVYDALTSERPYKVAWTRAAALAEIKAQAGQHFDPVLTRVFVDLFGQGEHEGGWTAQVP; translated from the coding sequence GTGCGGGACAGCGAAACCCGGGGCCACACGGACCGCGTGACCGCGCTGGCCCTGCGTCTGGCTGGGGCCCTGTCGTGGTCCCCGTCCCACATGCGGGCGCTGCGCTGGGGGGCGTACCTGCACGACATCGGCAAGCTCACGGTCCCGCGCGTGGTGCTGCACAAACCCGGCCCACTGGACGCTGCGGAGTGGACGGTGATGCGTGCGCATGTGGACGCCGGGCTGCGCTTTGCGGCAGAACTGGACGGCCTGCCGGACGCGGCGCTGCGGGTGATAGGGGATCACCATGAGCGTTGGGATGGCCAGGGCTACCCGGCAGGGAAGGTGGGCGAGGAGATCAGTCTGGAAGGCCGGCTGTTCGCGCTGTGCGATGTCTATGACGCCTTGACGAGCGAGCGGCCATACAAGGTGGCGTGGACGCGGGCGGCGGCGCTGGCCGAGATCAAGGCGCAGGCGGGACAGCATTTTGATCCGGTGCTGACCCGGGTGTTCGTGGACCTGTTCGGCCAGGGTGAACATGAGGGCGGCTGGACGGCACAGGTCCCGTAA
- a CDS encoding HD domain-containing phosphohydrolase, whose amino-acid sequence MESSSVLKPRVSDLIAGDDARTTAAQSVLTLTRLAVSAPDLASGVTPTLEHLVTHTAAVGSAYFQVGGAQALTYQVRAAWGEMPQTPGMQHIAIHGLPSDTPLMRALEVSTQPLFFDDTSASPQTAGFPELGVASLAACPVCDAEGRLLGAFLMHTLAPHRWQAEEAALFSMVSGTIAGLAGRLAADEQTIQAREAALRALGLALEARDGETQGHTDRVTTLALRMGAALSWDPARLQALRWGAYLHDIGKIAIPDAVLLKPDKLSEAEWAVMRSHVEAGVRFATALGFLPTAALNVVADHHERWNGQGYPAGKMGDAISLEGRIFALCDVYDALTSERPYKTAWSTETALAEIRTQAGQHFDPDLAQVFIEMMAENRRHFV is encoded by the coding sequence ATGGAGTCGTCTTCAGTCCTCAAGCCACGTGTCTCAGACCTGATTGCGGGTGACGATGCGCGCACCACGGCAGCCCAGTCGGTCCTGACCTTGACCCGGCTGGCCGTCTCAGCCCCAGACCTGGCCAGCGGCGTGACCCCCACCCTGGAACACCTGGTGACCCATACTGCCGCTGTGGGCTCGGCCTACTTCCAGGTGGGCGGTGCGCAGGCCCTGACCTATCAGGTGCGCGCTGCATGGGGCGAGATGCCGCAGACCCCGGGCATGCAGCACATTGCCATTCATGGCCTGCCCAGCGACACGCCTCTCATGCGTGCGCTGGAAGTCAGTACCCAACCCCTGTTCTTCGATGACACCAGCGCGTCCCCTCAGACGGCGGGGTTTCCTGAACTGGGGGTGGCCAGTCTGGCCGCCTGCCCGGTCTGCGACGCCGAGGGCCGCCTGCTGGGCGCGTTTCTGATGCATACCCTGGCACCGCACCGCTGGCAGGCCGAGGAAGCCGCGCTGTTTAGCATGGTGTCCGGCACCATTGCGGGTCTGGCGGGCCGCCTGGCGGCCGATGAGCAGACGATCCAGGCGCGTGAAGCGGCCCTGCGGGCGTTGGGTCTGGCCTTGGAAGCACGCGACGGCGAAACGCAGGGCCACACGGACCGGGTGACCACGCTGGCCCTGCGGATGGGGGCGGCGTTGTCGTGGGATCCGGCACGACTCCAGGCGCTGCGTTGGGGCGCGTACTTGCACGACATTGGCAAGATCGCCATCCCGGACGCGGTGTTGCTCAAGCCTGACAAGCTGAGCGAGGCCGAGTGGGCGGTGATGCGCTCGCATGTGGAGGCAGGCGTTCGCTTTGCCACAGCGTTAGGTTTTCTTCCGACAGCGGCACTAAATGTGGTGGCTGATCACCATGAGCGCTGGAATGGTCAGGGCTACCCGGCGGGAAAGATGGGGGACGCCATCAGTCTGGAGGGACGGATTTTCGCGCTGTGTGACGTGTATGACGCGCTCACGAGCGAGCGGCCCTACAAGACGGCCTGGAGCACAGAGACCGCTTTAGCTGAGATCAGGACTCAGGCGGGACAGCACTTCGATCCGGACCTGGCGCAAGTGTTCATCGAAATGATGGCTGAAAACAGGCGGCATTTCGTCTGA
- a CDS encoding DMT family transporter, with the protein MLFAATPDARRSVHARLHLALAMLLAGSSVVMTKIVGASLPLFLANALILLPASVVLIGLTWWREGPVRVPPDAWRPLILQALCGIVLFRIFLFYGIPLTSAASAGILTSAVPAVTALLAWLLLRERLGARDIIGVALTALGILVLTVPGASPDAGARPLLGGLFVLGAVFGEASWNVLSRLSGARLSPLAATTVVTTLALLLFLPLAVPEALHFDFSSLTLGDGVALLYYALGATVLAYVLWFAGVRYLSASTAAVYTGWLPVSAVALSALALHERLTLWHALGLACVLCATVVFARSEE; encoded by the coding sequence ATGCTCTTTGCCGCCACGCCGGACGCGCGCCGTTCGGTCCATGCCCGCCTCCACCTCGCGCTCGCCATGTTGCTGGCGGGCAGTTCCGTGGTGATGACCAAGATCGTCGGGGCGAGTCTGCCTCTCTTTCTCGCCAACGCCCTGATCCTGCTGCCCGCCTCGGTGGTCCTGATCGGACTGACCTGGTGGCGGGAAGGGCCGGTCCGCGTCCCACCGGACGCGTGGCGTCCGCTGATCCTGCAAGCCTTGTGCGGCATCGTGCTGTTCCGGATCTTTCTTTTTTACGGTATTCCCCTCACGTCAGCAGCCTCAGCAGGCATCCTGACCAGCGCCGTCCCCGCCGTGACGGCCTTGCTTGCCTGGCTCCTTTTGCGCGAACGCCTGGGGGCCAGGGACATCATCGGCGTCGCGCTGACCGCCCTCGGCATTCTGGTGTTGACGGTCCCCGGCGCGTCACCGGACGCAGGCGCACGTCCCCTGCTGGGCGGCCTCTTCGTCCTGGGGGCGGTGTTCGGTGAAGCGTCGTGGAACGTGCTGAGTCGCCTGTCCGGCGCACGTCTCAGTCCACTGGCCGCCACCACCGTGGTCACGACGCTCGCCCTGCTCCTGTTCCTGCCTCTGGCTGTCCCCGAGGCCCTGCACTTCGACTTCTCCAGTCTGACCCTCGGTGACGGCGTGGCCCTCCTCTATTACGCCCTGGGAGCCACTGTACTGGCCTATGTCCTGTGGTTTGCCGGGGTGCGCTATCTGAGCGCGAGTACAGCCGCCGTGTACACCGGATGGCTCCCCGTCAGCGCCGTGGCGCTCTCCGCCCTGGCGCTGCATGAACGGCTGACGCTGTGGCACGCCCTGGGGCTGGCCTGCGTCCTGTGCGCCACCGTTGTTTTCGCCCGCTCAGAAGAATGA
- a CDS encoding roadblock/LC7 domain-containing protein, producing MTATMSKQDQLTSTLTTLRGALPELRGALVATVDGLPIAQDMGGGADANRVAAMAATALGLGKRINETLGSGQLTDMSVGGTDGQVYIYAAGKKGVLAVVAPAGVNLGLLHMEARDAAQSVSIIL from the coding sequence ATGACGGCTACCATGAGCAAGCAAGACCAGCTGACCTCCACCCTCACCACCCTGCGCGGCGCGCTACCCGAACTGCGTGGCGCGCTGGTGGCCACCGTCGACGGCCTGCCCATCGCACAGGACATGGGCGGCGGCGCGGACGCCAACCGCGTGGCGGCGATGGCCGCCACCGCCCTGGGACTGGGCAAGCGCATCAATGAAACCCTGGGATCGGGCCAGCTCACCGACATGAGCGTGGGCGGCACCGATGGCCAGGTGTACATCTACGCCGCCGGGAAGAAAGGCGTGCTGGCCGTTGTCGCGCCGGCCGGCGTCAACCTGGGCCTCCTGCACATGGAAGCCCGGGATGCGGCCCAGAGCGTCTCTATCATCCTGTAA
- a CDS encoding GGDEF domain-containing protein: MNPPPARTTAQPGQTPPLSFDPARLLLWIPPLAAAIGLAILTALRLAAPPYVGLLSFIIAYSSLALFGPRFSRAILLNSAAPIYAVLLLLAWVTALYLLPGHPATPMVRLAVLLHLTTVYVFLFVQLSPSSAARWAWGTLALLILTALPHAWRTLGQTGVFDSLTLPVTLLFSHGALITVLHLFSTFRDQVTHADGRAQALHDLAHRDPLTGLLNRRALARDLEAATAASGAEGQLAVIDVDGLKEVNDRLGHAAGDDLLRRFAEGFTEQAGAFGQVYRISGDEFALLLPDDGPAGAVIVDRVTQAVRAYYPGAAASVGATRRRAGETADAWLSRADDAMYRHKRRGGPGR; the protein is encoded by the coding sequence ATGAACCCGCCACCCGCCCGGACCACCGCCCAGCCCGGGCAGACCCCGCCGTTGTCGTTCGATCCCGCCCGCCTGCTGCTCTGGATTCCACCGCTCGCCGCTGCCATTGGATTGGCCATTCTAACGGCCCTACGCCTGGCCGCCCCGCCGTACGTGGGCCTTCTGAGCTTCATCATCGCCTACAGCAGCCTGGCCCTGTTCGGCCCACGCTTCTCCAGAGCTATCCTGCTGAACAGCGCCGCGCCGATCTACGCGGTCCTCCTGCTGCTGGCCTGGGTCACGGCGCTGTACCTGCTGCCGGGCCATCCGGCCACCCCAATGGTCCGCTTGGCCGTCCTGCTGCACCTCACCACCGTGTACGTCTTTCTGTTCGTACAGTTATCCCCTTCAAGCGCGGCACGCTGGGCGTGGGGCACCCTGGCGCTCCTGATCCTCACGGCACTGCCCCACGCCTGGCGAACGCTGGGGCAGACCGGCGTCTTCGACAGCCTGACGCTGCCGGTGACCCTGCTGTTCTCCCATGGCGCGCTGATCACGGTCCTCCATTTGTTCAGTACCTTCCGAGACCAGGTGACCCACGCCGATGGACGGGCGCAGGCCCTGCATGACCTGGCCCACCGTGACCCGCTGACCGGGCTGCTCAACCGCCGCGCCCTGGCGCGTGATCTGGAAGCGGCCACGGCCGCTTCAGGAGCCGAGGGCCAGCTGGCGGTGATCGACGTGGACGGCCTCAAAGAGGTCAATGACCGCCTGGGGCACGCGGCGGGCGATGACCTGCTGCGCCGATTCGCTGAGGGCTTTACGGAGCAGGCAGGGGCTTTCGGGCAGGTGTACCGCATCAGCGGGGATGAATTCGCGCTGCTGTTGCCGGACGACGGGCCGGCAGGGGCGGTTATCGTCGACCGGGTGACCCAGGCCGTGCGGGCGTACTACCCGGGAGCGGCGGCCAGCGTGGGCGCGACCCGCAGGCGAGCCGGGGAGACGGCGGACGCGTGGCTGTCGCGCGCCGATGACGCGATGTACCGGCACAAGCGCCGGGGTGGGCCGGGACGGTAA
- a CDS encoding HD domain-containing phosphohydrolase — MTHLSPMALGPAPEYRRLVEEMPILLWTADATGRWTHVNGRWTEYTGLIGEAQGFGFEAALHPEDVAPTVKVWTAAIHSGQPYDIEYRLRNTHGQHRWFVVRGRKVATPGADDVTWVGSCTDIDAQKQAETAALLAQRSAVRALGLALEVRDGETGGHTDRVVAQALALGRALGLNATDLTALELGATLHDVGKIGVPDRVLRKPGVLDVDERALIHAHPTEGVRFAAALGFLPPAALGVIRHHHERWDGHGYPDELAWDQIPLLARIFAVVDVYDALISDRPYKAAWTPGQAQAEIARQAGLQFDPQVVHAFLELTAS, encoded by the coding sequence ATGACGCACCTGTCCCCGATGGCGTTGGGGCCGGCACCCGAATACCGGCGGCTCGTCGAAGAGATGCCTATCCTGCTCTGGACGGCCGACGCCACCGGCCGCTGGACCCATGTCAACGGGCGCTGGACCGAGTACACCGGCCTGATCGGCGAGGCCCAGGGTTTCGGCTTTGAAGCCGCCCTGCATCCTGAAGACGTGGCCCCCACCGTGAAGGTCTGGACCGCGGCCATTCACAGCGGACAGCCGTATGACATCGAATACCGGCTGCGCAACACGCACGGGCAGCACCGCTGGTTTGTCGTACGCGGTCGCAAGGTGGCCACTCCAGGCGCTGACGACGTCACCTGGGTGGGCAGTTGCACCGACATCGACGCACAAAAACAGGCCGAGACGGCGGCCCTCCTGGCGCAGCGCTCTGCGGTGCGCGCGCTGGGGCTGGCACTGGAAGTGCGGGATGGGGAGACCGGGGGACACACGGACCGGGTGGTGGCCCAGGCCCTGGCCTTGGGGCGAGCCTTGGGACTGAATGCCACGGACCTGACCGCGCTCGAACTGGGGGCGACGCTGCATGATGTAGGCAAGATCGGGGTCCCGGACCGCGTACTGCGCAAACCAGGCGTACTGGACGTGGACGAGCGGGCCTTGATTCACGCTCACCCCACAGAGGGGGTGCGCTTTGCGGCGGCCCTGGGCTTTCTGCCACCGGCGGCGCTGGGAGTGATCCGCCACCACCACGAGCGTTGGGACGGACACGGCTATCCGGACGAGCTGGCCTGGGACCAGATTCCCTTGCTGGCGCGCATCTTCGCGGTGGTGGACGTGTATGACGCGCTGATCAGCGACCGGCCGTACAAGGCGGCTTGGACGCCTGGGCAGGCCCAGGCGGAGATCGCACGGCAGGCAGGCCTTCAGTTCGATCCACAAGTGGTGCACGCTTTTCTAGAGTTGACCGCGTCCTGA
- a CDS encoding CheR family methyltransferase, whose amino-acid sequence MTNRRCPAREPAPPGASIIAEESTPHPQAPLESPTRVVGISGSAGALDSYERFFLGLPPSTGMAFVVVPHLAPNAPGLMPDLLARCTPMPVVQITGSQPLRANHVYVIPPGHSLSLRGGTLRPGDLALAGGQVIDHFFESLAADQQARAVGIVLSGLGSDGTRGIGAIKRLGGRVLIEDPQTAEYPDMPRSAAATGLADNVLPAPELAVRLMGLAEVPPLLEEALVQGGGESGTPLQTILRLVRAHSGHDFTLYKRATLIRRIDRRMKGRGIGNVADYVQVLETSPDEIEALFQDFTINVTSFFRDTEAFEALKIQLRSVLQGYKQEQDTFRVWVTACSTGEEAYSLAIVLHELITELAGERTGGPPLRVQIFATDIDPVVVNTARQGLYPKDIAYVVSEERLQRFFQLVGNQYQVRGSIRDSVVFATHSTFADPPFTRLDLVSCRNLLIYIGTELQRQILELFRYALRPAGLLFLGASESIGPDQQGFTALDRRWKIYRRDGGEAGRPPLNPSYPPRAGETPPGGGAALKTVPTRIDSAVRPDLAPMVQDALLAEYAPPAVVVSGQGEVLFVHGRTGRYLELPPGQVQNSVFEMVPVSLRLALRSAVREAHHKRRRVTYRGLVAMTPGEFQTDGAQTGKAQTLDLTVRPLQPASDGPLLVTFQQTGEAVAEMVEAGNAAEAEGVSDAGHRLALELELRHGREALRATVEEMACSVEDLRISHEELQTSHEELQSANEELMTSKEELQSLNEELSTVNAEHQVIIQDQARANDDLNNLLDTAGTAILFLGNDLTIRRFTAPIGRLVRLTPADVGRPLGDFHVLLRQNRLVTDIQRVLNTLEPHEAQVQTQDGAWFLLQINPYRTSDNRIDGVVVALTSIAVVKALEWQLVESLNLNRAALDAKPDPLLLLDQHLRAVTASQALLTLLEGEGPGTGNLAFDVPVLSS is encoded by the coding sequence ATGACGAACCGGCGGTGCCCTGCCCGCGAACCCGCCCCTCCAGGAGCCTCGATCATCGCCGAAGAGTCCACCCCCCACCCCCAGGCCCCACTGGAATCTCCCACGCGGGTGGTGGGCATCAGCGGTTCGGCGGGCGCGCTGGACAGCTACGAGCGCTTTTTCCTGGGCCTGCCGCCCAGCACCGGCATGGCCTTCGTCGTGGTGCCTCACCTGGCTCCAAACGCGCCGGGCCTGATGCCGGACCTTCTGGCCCGCTGCACCCCCATGCCCGTGGTCCAGATCACCGGCAGCCAGCCCTTGCGGGCCAACCATGTGTACGTCATTCCGCCGGGCCACAGCCTGAGTCTCCGGGGCGGAACGCTGCGTCCTGGAGACCTGGCCCTGGCGGGCGGCCAGGTGATCGACCACTTCTTCGAGTCGCTGGCCGCCGATCAGCAGGCGCGGGCGGTGGGCATCGTCCTGTCGGGTCTGGGGAGTGACGGCACGCGGGGCATCGGGGCCATCAAGCGGCTCGGCGGTCGGGTGCTGATTGAGGACCCCCAGACGGCCGAGTATCCCGACATGCCCCGCAGCGCGGCAGCCACGGGGCTGGCGGACAATGTACTGCCCGCCCCGGAACTCGCCGTCCGCCTGATGGGCCTAGCGGAGGTGCCCCCGCTGCTGGAGGAGGCCCTGGTCCAGGGTGGGGGTGAATCCGGCACGCCGCTGCAGACGATCCTGCGGCTGGTGCGCGCTCACAGCGGCCATGATTTCACGCTTTACAAGCGCGCCACGCTGATCCGCCGCATTGACCGCCGCATGAAGGGGCGAGGGATCGGGAACGTCGCCGATTATGTCCAGGTGCTGGAAACCTCCCCGGACGAGATCGAGGCGCTGTTTCAGGATTTCACCATCAACGTCACCAGCTTCTTCCGGGACACCGAGGCCTTCGAGGCGCTGAAAATCCAGTTAAGAAGCGTCCTGCAAGGGTACAAACAGGAGCAGGACACTTTTAGGGTCTGGGTCACGGCCTGCTCGACCGGTGAGGAGGCGTACTCCCTGGCCATCGTGCTGCACGAACTGATCACGGAGCTGGCTGGGGAACGGACAGGTGGCCCCCCCCTCAGGGTCCAGATCTTCGCCACCGACATCGACCCGGTGGTCGTGAACACCGCCCGGCAGGGCCTGTACCCAAAGGACATCGCCTACGTCGTGTCGGAAGAGCGCCTGCAGCGGTTCTTTCAGCTCGTCGGCAATCAGTACCAGGTGCGGGGCAGCATCCGGGACAGCGTGGTCTTCGCCACCCACAGCACCTTCGCCGATCCGCCGTTCACGCGTCTGGATCTGGTGAGCTGCCGCAACCTGCTGATCTACATCGGCACCGAACTGCAACGCCAGATCCTGGAGCTGTTCCGCTACGCCCTCAGGCCTGCCGGCCTGCTGTTTCTCGGGGCCAGCGAGTCGATCGGTCCCGATCAGCAGGGCTTTACCGCGCTCGACCGGCGCTGGAAGATTTACCGGCGTGACGGGGGCGAGGCGGGCCGGCCGCCACTGAATCCCTCGTATCCACCACGCGCCGGCGAGACACCGCCCGGTGGCGGGGCGGCTCTGAAGACGGTGCCGACCCGCATTGATTCCGCTGTCCGCCCTGATCTGGCCCCTATGGTGCAGGACGCCTTGCTGGCCGAGTATGCCCCACCGGCCGTGGTGGTCAGTGGTCAGGGTGAGGTGCTGTTCGTGCATGGACGCACCGGCCGATATCTGGAACTCCCGCCAGGGCAGGTGCAGAACAGCGTGTTCGAGATGGTGCCGGTCAGCCTGCGGCTGGCGCTGCGCTCCGCCGTGCGCGAGGCTCACCATAAGCGGCGGCGGGTCACCTACCGGGGGCTGGTGGCCATGACGCCGGGGGAATTCCAGACCGACGGGGCACAGACCGGGAAAGCCCAGACGCTCGACCTGACCGTCCGGCCACTTCAGCCCGCCAGCGATGGGCCGCTGCTGGTCACGTTCCAGCAGACTGGTGAGGCTGTCGCAGAGATGGTAGAGGCTGGGAACGCCGCAGAGGCGGAAGGTGTCAGCGACGCCGGGCACCGCCTGGCCCTGGAACTGGAACTCCGCCACGGCCGTGAGGCGCTACGCGCCACGGTCGAGGAGATGGCCTGCTCGGTGGAGGACCTGCGGATCAGCCATGAGGAACTCCAGACCAGTCACGAGGAGCTGCAGAGTGCCAATGAGGAGCTGATGACCTCGAAAGAGGAACTGCAGTCGCTCAACGAGGAGCTGAGCACCGTGAACGCCGAGCATCAGGTCATCATCCAGGACCAGGCCCGCGCCAACGACGACCTGAACAACCTGCTGGACACCGCGGGAACCGCCATCCTCTTTCTGGGAAATGACCTGACCATCCGGCGGTTCACCGCGCCGATCGGCCGCCTGGTGCGTCTGACGCCGGCCGACGTGGGCCGGCCCCTGGGTGATTTCCACGTCCTGCTGCGCCAGAACCGGCTTGTGACAGACATCCAGAGGGTGCTGAACACCCTGGAACCCCACGAGGCTCAGGTGCAGACCCAGGATGGGGCGTGGTTCCTGCTGCAGATCAATCCCTACCGCACGTCGGACAACCGCATCGACGGCGTGGTGGTGGCCCTGACCAGCATCGCCGTGGTCAAGGCGCTGGAATGGCAACTGGTCGAGTCGCTGAACCTGAACCGGGCGGCGCTGGACGCCAAGCCGGATCCCCTGCTGCTGCTGGACCAGCACTTGCGCGCCGTGACGGCCAGCCAGGCTTTGCTGACGCTGCTGGAGGGTGAGGGGCCAGGCACTGGGAACCTCGCCTTTGATGTGCCGGTTCTGTCAAGTTAA
- a CDS encoding helix-turn-helix transcriptional regulator — protein sequence MSGHRLTTHARMPVQSWRALELGGLDLLHGSFTTHAFARHTHDTYSIGLLGHGAMTFDCQGATHTLRPGLIGLIHPDEVHTGHAETTDGWTYRNFYPDVPLLQGAFTDFDDASDALPRLPVVIDDPALFQSLVTAHRAFEEHASSLTRESLMRAALTHLVRRHAFQPPALRTALHEPGALRLVRSQLEDEFARNVTLDELAATTGLNPFTLLRAFRRTYGLPPHAYQLQVRLRHAKRFLRGGETVVDAALLAGFADQSHLGRHFRRTFGVTPQQYRRGVKNVLSS from the coding sequence ATGTCCGGGCATCGGTTGACCACGCACGCGCGCATGCCTGTGCAGAGTTGGCGCGCGCTTGAACTCGGTGGCCTCGACTTGCTCCACGGTAGCTTCACCACCCACGCCTTTGCCCGGCACACCCACGACACCTACAGCATCGGACTCCTCGGCCACGGCGCGATGACCTTCGATTGCCAGGGGGCCACTCACACCCTGCGCCCTGGCCTGATCGGCCTCATCCACCCAGACGAAGTTCACACTGGACACGCCGAGACCACCGACGGCTGGACGTACCGCAACTTCTACCCGGACGTTCCGCTCCTCCAGGGGGCCTTCACCGACTTTGATGATGCTTCAGACGCGCTTCCCCGCCTCCCCGTCGTGATCGACGATCCAGCGCTGTTTCAGTCGCTGGTCACCGCACACCGGGCTTTTGAGGAGCACGCTTCCAGTCTGACACGCGAATCCCTGATGCGCGCCGCGCTAACCCATCTGGTGAGGCGGCACGCCTTCCAGCCCCCAGCTCTGAGAACGGCCCTGCACGAGCCAGGTGCGCTGCGCCTGGTGCGCTCCCAGTTGGAAGACGAGTTCGCGCGCAACGTGACCCTGGACGAGCTGGCAGCCACCACCGGACTCAACCCCTTCACGCTGCTGCGGGCGTTTCGCCGCACCTACGGTCTACCGCCGCACGCGTATCAACTCCAGGTTCGGCTCAGACACGCCAAGCGTTTTCTGCGAGGCGGCGAAACCGTTGTGGACGCCGCGTTGCTCGCAGGCTTTGCCGATCAGAGTCACCTCGGCAGGCACTTTCGCCGCACCTTTGGTGTCACGCCGCAGCAGTACCGCCGGGGCGTCAAGAACGTTCTATCTTCCTGA
- a CDS encoding DUF4158 domain-containing protein, with product MPVEFILDDQAARYGRFAADPTPEQLAPYFFLDEADLTLIAERRRNHNKLGFAVQLCTLRYLGTFLPNPIQVPQVAVRHVAGQLGLPADVFMPYALREETRYTHRHSIIRSLEYQEFDGVQAFRLIRRIYAHLAVSAIGPIVLFDFATAHLIAQKVVLPGVSALARLSAEQRQSLERLLVLPEGKWQTPLEVLRTPSSRVGALSLT from the coding sequence ATGCCCGTCGAATTCATCCTCGATGATCAGGCTGCCCGTTACGGGCGGTTTGCGGCTGACCCTACGCCCGAGCAACTGGCCCCCTACTTCTTTCTGGATGAGGCCGATCTCACCTTGATCGCCGAGCGCCGCCGCAATCACAATAAACTCGGTTTCGCCGTCCAGCTCTGCACCCTGCGGTATCTGGGAACCTTTCTGCCCAACCCCATTCAGGTGCCACAGGTGGCTGTCCGGCATGTCGCTGGTCAACTGGGCCTACCAGCAGACGTGTTCATGCCCTACGCCCTGCGCGAGGAAACCCGCTACACCCACCGCCACAGCATCATTCGGTCTCTGGAGTATCAGGAATTTGACGGGGTTCAGGCCTTCCGGCTGATCCGCCGGATCTACGCCCACCTCGCAGTGAGTGCCATCGGCCCCATCGTCCTGTTCGATTTCGCCACGGCCCATCTGATTGCCCAGAAGGTGGTGCTGCCCGGTGTCAGTGCGCTGGCACGGCTGAGTGCGGAGCAGCGGCAGAGCCTGGAACGGTTGCTGGTGCTGCCGGAGGGCAAGTGGCAGACCCCACTCGAAGTCCTGCGCACGCCCTCTTCACGGGTGGGGGCGCTTTCTCTGACCTAG
- a CDS encoding GTP-binding protein has translation MTAFGPPLKLVISGPVGAGKTTFVQTISETPVVATEAEASEDIGKQYTTVAFDFGTLRLDGQDVHLYGTPGQDRFNFMWEVLCEGALGLVLLVAGNRPQDFTHARNMLDFITSRIPVPFLVGVTRQDQAAVWQPEDVALYFGLPERQVVGLNATHPDEVRQTLATLLELQLVPLH, from the coding sequence ATGACCGCCTTTGGGCCGCCCCTCAAGCTGGTGATCTCCGGGCCAGTCGGGGCCGGCAAGACCACCTTCGTCCAAACTATTTCCGAAACTCCTGTTGTCGCCACCGAGGCGGAGGCCAGCGAAGACATCGGCAAGCAATACACCACCGTCGCCTTCGACTTCGGCACCTTGCGCCTGGACGGCCAGGACGTACACCTGTACGGCACACCGGGCCAGGACCGCTTCAACTTCATGTGGGAAGTGCTGTGTGAGGGCGCCCTGGGCCTGGTGCTCCTGGTGGCCGGAAACCGCCCACAGGATTTCACCCACGCCCGCAACATGCTCGACTTCATTACCAGCCGCATCCCCGTGCCGTTCCTGGTCGGCGTGACCCGGCAGGACCAGGCCGCAGTGTGGCAGCCAGAAGATGTGGCCCTGTATTTCGGCCTGCCCGAACGGCAGGTGGTGGGTCTGAACGCCACCCACCCGGACGAGGTGCGTCAGACGCTCGCCACCCTGCTGGAACTGCAATTGGTGCCGCTTCACTGA
- a CDS encoding phenylalanine--tRNA ligase beta subunit-related protein, with product MEIQTTPAWQEAFPGGHVGALLLNNIDNTRRGPELEERKRSLETRLRAEFGHLSRAELLELEVLNAYRAYYRGFDQTYHVQLQQESIVHKNKAMPNVSPLVDASFLAELETLVLTASHDADRLAWPLTIDVTQGGEAFEQMNGKVRSLKASDMMMADTQGTVCTILYGQDRRTPVSTATRRVLYVCYAPPGVTEQRVRQQLDIMLSHVRLFASGVQVEGLEIFTGGVTS from the coding sequence ATGGAGATTCAAACGACACCTGCGTGGCAGGAGGCATTCCCCGGCGGGCATGTTGGGGCGCTGCTCTTGAACAACATCGACAACACGAGGCGGGGACCTGAACTCGAAGAGCGCAAGCGGAGCCTGGAAACACGGCTGCGGGCCGAGTTCGGCCACCTCTCCCGCGCTGAGCTGCTCGAGCTTGAGGTGCTGAATGCCTACCGGGCGTATTACAGGGGGTTTGACCAGACCTACCATGTCCAGCTTCAACAGGAGTCCATCGTCCACAAGAACAAGGCCATGCCGAACGTGAGTCCGCTCGTGGACGCCAGCTTTCTCGCTGAGCTTGAAACGCTGGTGCTGACGGCCAGCCACGATGCGGACCGACTGGCGTGGCCACTGACCATCGACGTGACGCAGGGTGGGGAGGCGTTCGAGCAGATGAACGGCAAGGTCCGCAGTCTCAAGGCCAGCGACATGATGATGGCGGACACCCAGGGCACCGTCTGCACCATCCTGTACGGGCAGGATCGGCGGACGCCGGTTTCAACAGCGACGCGGCGCGTTCTGTACGTGTGTTATGCGCCCCCTGGCGTAACAGAGCAGCGGGTTCGGCAGCAACTGGACATCATGCTCAGTCACGTGCGGCTCTTCGCGTCTGGAGTGCAGGTAGAAGGTCTGGAGATTTTTACGGGTGGAGTCACTTCGTGA